Proteins co-encoded in one uncultured Bacteroides sp. genomic window:
- a CDS encoding Yip1 family protein: MNYKNLFKKVMLLISSPAKAWEEISLEEDKRKGLATFVYPMIGLCGMAVFASVFIYNFTSDGLTTNQLFQLAMTRCCAVFIAFFAGYFLAAKTVSKMARSMFHVDCDMPKAEQLVGYAMAVPFVLKIIVVLIPAFLILKLIFQFYIIYLLWEGARILLKMNENKSTWFSIFSSIIIIFCPIIIETIFNKLTVLLS; encoded by the coding sequence TTGAATTACAAGAATTTATTTAAAAAAGTAATGTTATTAATTTCCTCTCCTGCCAAGGCATGGGAGGAAATTAGTTTAGAAGAGGATAAACGAAAGGGCTTGGCTACTTTTGTTTATCCTATGATTGGTTTATGTGGAATGGCTGTTTTCGCTAGTGTATTCATCTATAATTTCACAAGTGATGGCCTTACCACCAACCAGCTTTTTCAGTTAGCCATGACTAGGTGTTGTGCAGTTTTTATTGCTTTCTTTGCCGGATATTTCCTTGCAGCAAAGACTGTTAGTAAAATGGCACGCAGCATGTTTCATGTAGATTGTGATATGCCGAAAGCTGAACAGCTTGTGGGATATGCAATGGCTGTACCTTTTGTTTTGAAAATTATTGTGGTACTGATTCCTGCTTTTCTCATACTCAAACTGATTTTTCAGTTTTACATAATCTATCTTCTTTGGGAAGGGGCGAGGATTTTGCTGAAGATGAATGAAAACAAAAGTACCTGGTTTTCCATTTTCTCTTCCATAATAATTATTTTCTGTCCCATCATTATTGAAACCATTTTTAATAAACTGACTGTTCTGCTAAGCTAA
- a CDS encoding DMP19 family protein, which produces MATTIEISDSVLKETAPLGMDEFISVFTDKYLEVIGGELKAETMDLLNGSQHAVLAYHFFREEVMEGGFVQLIQNGYGGYIFDNPFAKSMRLFGAEEFSKLIYKAKKIYDVNKDDLEKERDDDDFMAMYEKYEAFDDLEEEFLEKEEEITSIIAEYIDEHLEEFAIIKQ; this is translated from the coding sequence ATGGCTACAACAATAGAAATTTCGGATAGTGTATTAAAGGAAACTGCACCTTTAGGAATGGATGAGTTTATCAGTGTATTTACCGACAAATATCTGGAAGTAATTGGCGGGGAATTAAAAGCAGAAACAATGGATCTGCTTAATGGATCTCAACACGCAGTGCTGGCTTATCATTTTTTTCGGGAAGAGGTGATGGAAGGTGGCTTTGTGCAACTTATCCAGAATGGATACGGAGGATATATTTTTGATAACCCTTTTGCTAAATCCATGCGTTTATTCGGTGCCGAAGAGTTTTCCAAACTGATTTATAAGGCTAAGAAAATATATGATGTCAATAAGGACGATCTGGAGAAGGAAAGAGATGACGATGATTTTATGGCAATGTACGAGAAATATGAAGCGTTTGATGATCTTGAAGAGGAATTTCTTGAAAAAGAAGAGGAGATAACCTCGATTATTGCTGAATATATAGATGAACATTTGGAGGAATTTGCAATAATAAAGCAGTAG
- the smpB gene encoding SsrA-binding protein — translation MKQAPVNIKNKRATFDYELVDTFTAGIVLTGTEIKSIRMGKASLVDTFCFFARQELWVKNMHIAEYFYGSYNNHVARRDRKLLLSKKELKKLERATKETGFTIIPVRMFINEKGLAKVVIALAKGKKQYDKRQSLREKDDKRDMDRMFKK, via the coding sequence ATGAAACAAGCTCCTGTAAATATAAAAAATAAACGCGCCACTTTCGATTATGAATTAGTGGACACTTTTACTGCCGGTATTGTGCTCACCGGAACGGAAATTAAATCTATCCGTATGGGCAAGGCCAGTCTGGTAGATACCTTCTGCTTCTTTGCCCGTCAGGAACTGTGGGTGAAGAATATGCATATTGCCGAGTATTTCTATGGTTCCTATAATAACCATGTAGCCCGTCGCGACCGCAAGCTGCTGCTCTCGAAAAAAGAACTGAAGAAGCTGGAAAGGGCTACAAAAGAGACCGGATTTACTATTATACCGGTTCGTATGTTTATCAACGAAAAGGGATTGGCAAAGGTGGTAATTGCTTTGGCTAAAGGTAAAAAGCAATATGATAAGAGACAGTCTCTAAGGGAAAAGGATGATAAACGCGACATGGACAGAATGTTTAAAAAATAA